The Gemmatimonas phototrophica region GAATGCCGTCCGAGCCGGGTCCCATGGCGAACGTGGCCACCGTTGGACACGACGGCCCGCTCGGCGCGGTGCACACCACGCGCACCGTGGGCTTTCGCGTGGCATCGAAGGTGCCAGGCACCGGCGCCGGATTCTTGACCGTCGGCGGCAGGAAGCCAAAGCCGGTGATCGTGGCCGTGCTGGTCGACGTAGCGGAAGTGCGTGCGTCGGGGTCGGGACCGGCGGTGCCAGTCGGTACATCAGAGCAGGCACCCGTGACGAGTGTCAGGAGTGCGAGCAAGCGCAAACGTGATAGCGGTTTCATGAGAGGAGGCGGCAAGAGGTGTGAAATGCCTACGTGCGTGGTTACGCACCGCCTCGCCGGAGATTCTCACCTTCACCAAAACCGCGCCCATTCTGTTGCGTGCAGCCCACACGTTGTACGCAGGGCGGCGTGTTCGCTGCGAGCTTTTGCGCGTCGCGTCAGCGCTGATGGATTACGGCATCTTCACAATGACTTTGCCGCGTGATCGCCCCGCCTCCTGATACGTCACCGCCGCCGGTAGCTCGGCGAACGCATACTCACGATCAATAACCGACCGCAGTGTGCCGCGCTGCATCCAGTCGCGCAGCATGACCAAGTCGGCCTGGTTCTCGTTGGCGGTGAACGTAATGAAGGTGGCTTTGAGCACCGGTGCCGCCAGGATGGCCGCGGCCGAGCGGGTGAGCGGCCCAAGGTACGCGTTGTCATTGGGGCCACCCACGATGATCATGCGCCCACCGGGCGCGAGCACCGCATCGAGTGCGCGCAGCTCATGGTTGCCCACCATATCGATAATGGCATCGTATCGCTCGGCGCCTTTGGTGAAGTCGTCTTTCGTGTAGTCAATCACGCGGTCGGCACCGATACCCTGCACCATGTCTACGTTGCGGGTGCTCGCCACGCCCGTGACGTGGGCGCCGTAGATCTTGGCGATTTGCACGGCAAAGGTGCCCACGCCGCCCGACGCACCGTTGATGAGTACGCGTTGACCTTTGCGCACCAGTGCCTGATCGCGAACCGCCTGCAGCGCCGTGGTGGCCGCCACGCCAATGGCTGCGGCCTGCTCGAACGAGGCGCTGTGTGGCATGCGAGTCATGGCGCCGTGCTCAGGGACCACGACGTGCGTACCAAAGGCGCCGGTGCGCGACCCGAATACCCTGTCGCCAACCTTGAACTCAGTCACGCGCGCGCCCACTGTCTGCACCGTGCCGGCGAAGTCGGCGCCAATACGCTCTTCGGTGGGCGCGCCCATGCCTGAGAGTATGCGCATGATGTAGGGTTTGCCGCGCAGGAAGTGCCAGTCGAGCGGATTCACCGACGCCGCATGCACGCGTACGAGCACTTCGGTATCACCCGGCGTGGGCGTGGCGATAGTCTTGAGGCGCATCACCTCAGGGCCACCGTAGCAGCTGTAGCTGTACACCTGTGCAGCGGTGGTGTCGTTCGCCGCGGGCGTGGCCGCAGCGTCTGAGCACGGCGACTCGTGGCTGAGTGCCAGCGCCCCGCCGGCGCCAGCGGCGCTCACGAGCACCACCAGTATTCCAACCCACTTCGTTTTGCGTCCCACGGTACGCTCCCGGCTGTCAGACAGTGCCTACGCGTTAGCGCGCGCACACGTATGCCGTGGGGGTACGGACGGGCGGGGGTGGGGGTTTCAGGGGCGAGGTTTGGCGGGCATTTACCGCGAGTCGGTTAACGCGCCTGCGGCCACGCCTCTCGGGCTTCGCGGATGCTTGTGTAGCCGTAGTCGAAGAACTGCAGCACACCAGTCGCCTCGTCGCGGCGGGCAATGCAGTACACCGCGCGCAGCGGAGCCCCGTCGGCATCGGACACGCTGATGGTGGCCTCTTGGCCTTCGAAGCTGTCGACTTCGACGATGAAGAGTTCTCGGTCGGTCATGGTTGGTAATGGTCGAAGAGGGGTCTGACATTTCAGGCGCACCTCCCGCGACGACTTCGAAATCCGCTTCGCACGTTTGCAACCGAAGTGCGCACGGTCAGTGCGGCAGAACCCTGGACGAACCCCGCCTAGCGTCGTACCATGCCCGGGAGGAAAGTTTTCCGATTGCTTGAATCCTGCGCCCATTTTTCCGTACGCTAATGACCCGACTTACCCGCGGACTCCACGAGCGACTCGTCACACGTCTGTTGGAGCGCGACCTTGAGACACTCGAGTCCCATCTGAGTGCAGACCGTACCGCTCTACGCGACGCCGACGCGGCCGATCGGCTAGCCCTCCACCTGTCGCGGGTCGTAGAGCGCGCCATCGATACGCTCCCCGAGAAAGAGCGGGCCGCCCTCGGCGCCGATCTTACGCGCCGCCTCATTGCGGAGCTGTCACGAGAAGGTGCACTGGTCGAGTTCGCCGGCGAAGAGCCTCTCACTCCGCCCGAGTCGCTGCGCGCAATCAACGCCGCGCTGCCTGATGGGCGTCCCGAGCAGATCCCGCAGCCACTCATCCCACTGCTTGATACCACGTTGCTCACCAATGCTCCGGGTGAGCCGAATGTGGGGCATCAGTTGCTCGCCGAAGTGGCGTCCGCCGATCGCATTGACCTCGTGATGGCGTTCATTCGCCGTACGGGGGTGCGGCCGCTGCGCGAGGTGCTCAAACGGCACGTCGAGGCGGGACGGGGTCTACGCGTGCTGACCACGGTCTATACCGGTTCCACAGAGGCCGATGCGCTCGAGATGCTGCAGGACCTTGGGGCGGATGTGCGCGTGTCGTACGACACCACCGGCACCCGTTTGCACGCCAAGGCGTGGCTGTTTCACCGGGAGAGCGGCTTCTCCACGGCGTATGTGGGGTCGTCCAACCTCACGCACAGCGCGCAGGTGAGCGGGCTCGAATGGAACGTGCGGGTCTCCGGGGCCCGAAACCGTGGGGTGATTGAGAAACTGTCGGCGGTGTTCGAGAGCTACTGGCAGCAGCCAGACTTTGAGCCGTACGACCGGGCGCGGTTCGATAGTGCGACGAACCACGAGCGCCCTGCTCTCACGCTGCACCTCCCGCCCACAGAGATCCGACTCGAACCCTTCCAGGAGCGTCTGCTAGAGCAGATCGCCCTCGCTCGTGAGGAAGGCCGCCACCGCAACTTGCTCGTTTCGGCTACTGGTACGGGCAAGACCGTGATGGCGGCTGTGGACTTCGCGCGTCTCCGAGCCCGCCTGCCTCGAGCGCGCCTGCTGTTCATCGCCCACCGCGACGAGATTCTGTCGCAAGCGCAGGCCACGTTCGCTCATGCTCTACGGGATCCATCGTTCGGCGAGCGGTGGGTGAGCGGCGAACGTCCCAGTCGGTGGGAGCATGTGTTCGCGTCTATCCAGTCGCTGAATACGAACAGTCTTGAGCAGCTGGACCCAGCGCACTTTGATGTGGTAATTGTGGACGAGTTCCACCACGCCGCGGCGTCGAGTTACGAGCGTGTGCTGGCGCGAATTCAACCGCAGCAGTTACTAGGGCTTACGGCCACTCCTGAGCGAAGCGACGGGCTGTCCATTCTGCACTGGTTCGACAATCGAATATCCGCTGAGCTACGGCTATGGGATGCCATTGATCAGCACCGACTGGTGCCGTTTTCGTACTTCGGAGTCACCGACTCACTTAATCTCACCGACATTCCGTGGACGCGCGGTCGAGGATACGACACGACGGCACTGACTGACGTGATTACCAGCACCGACGTGTGGGCGCGGCAGGTGCTTAAGCAGTGTGCGGAGTACCTCGGCCCGCTCAACAAGGTCCGGGCGCTGGGATTCTGTGTGAGCGTGCAGCACGCGCACTACATGGCGCGGATTTTCGCCGAGCACGGCGTGTCGGCACGCGCCGTTGACGGTACTACACCGGCGGCCGAGCGAGAGGAGGCGCTGCGGGCGCTTGCCAACGGCACCGTGAACGTGGTGTTCTCGGTGGACCTGTTCAACGAAGGCGTGGACGTACCAACCGTTGATACGCTGCTCATGCTGCGACCCACCGACAGTCCGGTGCTGTTCGTACAGCAGCTGGGGCGCGGGCTGCGCAAGGCGATAGGCAAGTCGCTGTGTACGGTGCTCGACTTCGTGGGTCAGCACCGCCGTGAGTTTCGCTTCGACCATCGACTGGGAGCACTGCTCGGCGGGAGCCGTAAGCACATCAAGCAGCAGGTTGAGCTTGGCTTTCCGTTTCTTCCAGCCGGGTGCCAGATGCAGCTCGAGCCCGTGGCGAAAGAGCGTATACTGGCAAGTATCAGTCAGAGCATGCCGACACGTCGCGCCGAGCGGGCGCGTGAGCTGGCAGCGCTGGCCGCGCAGCGTCCGGACATTACGCTGGGTGAGTTTCTCGAGGAGATGGGCCTCGAACTCGAGGAGTTCTACGCCAGCCCGAGTGACTCATGGACCGGGCTCCGCGTGGCTGCTGGACTGCCCATTGGTGAGCCGGGGCCGCAGGAAAATGCGTTGCGCAGAGCTATGGGTCGACTACTGCACGTGGACGATCACGAACGACTCGATGCATGGCGTCGCTGGCTGAGTGCCCCCGATTCGGGCGATGTGGAGGCCGCCACACGTGCTGCCTGTCTGGTACGTATGCTGCTCGCGCAGGTACTGGAAAGCGTAGCGGATGATGCGATGTCGTTCGCCGCCGGCGCTCAGCTGTTGCGCGATCACCCAGCCGTTTGCGCTGAGATCGGAGAGCTATGCGATGTACTGGCGCAGCGCGTAGCTCACCTGTCGGTGCCACTGGATGTCTTTACCGAGGTGCCGCTGCGGGTTCACGCCCGATATACCCGCCGGGAGATTCTAGTGGCCAGCGGCGAGAGCACCGACGTGAAGGGCAGCACCTGGCGGGAAGGCGTTCGTTATGCGGATCACCTGCCGGCTGACCTGTTTGCCTTCACCCTCGACAAAACCGCCGGACAGTTCTCCCCCACGACGCGCTACCGCGACTACGCGATCAGCCGCGAGCTCATTCACTGGGAGAGCCAGTCTACCACGCGCGCTGCAAGCCCCACGGGCCTTCGGTATCAGCAGCATGTGGAGCGTGGCAGCCACGTATGGTTGTTCGCGCGGCTCAACTCCGAAGAACGCGCATTCACGTTTCTCGGCCCGGCGTCCTATGTGTCTCACGCCGGCGAGGCGCCGATGGGGATTACCTGGCGTCTGCAGCACTCGTTGCCTGGAGACTTGTTTCAGGCGTTCGCGGCGGCGGTGGCATAGCGGGACCATTGCCGTTTGTGGTCAGATGACTCGTTCCATTTACGCGGGCTTCTTTAGCGGGCGATCAGATAAATGCGAGCGCAGCGAGCTACCAAGCCGCCCGACTGCAGCAAGTATCGTTATGCTGGCATACTGAGCACGAAGAATGTCGCATCGCGATAGTTTAGAGCGCCAACGCGGTGATCTTACGCAGAGATCTCGAGTCTTTAGTCGATCGGAGTGGGCGGCCCCATTCGTTTTGCGAAGATGATCTTGTCGTCGCCGACGCTGTAAAAGTCCGGCACACGGCCACACTCGACGTAGCCTCTCTTGGCGTAGAACGCTCGCGCGCGGGCAAGAGGGGGGAGCGCGCTCGTCTCAATTACTAAGACTCGACCAGCTTCGGCCATGACGGTCGCTTCCACGGCATCGAGAAGTGAATCGCCCCCGCCGCGACCGTGATCCTCTGGACGGACACCAATCCACCACAGATTCCACACGCCATCGGCGTGTGCATCCGGGGCGTAGTAGACCCACCCAGCGGGTGCGCTTTCGTCGTTGGGCGCCCAAAACTGCGCGGCATGCCCTGGCCCGAGTTCGTCAGCGTGAAGCGCGTCGAGTACTCCCCCTAGAAGTGCACTTGCATCAGCAGGTTCAAAAAGGCCTGTCGCGCACGCGACAGAAAGCAGCGTCGGTGTATCCGAGGGACGGACAGAACGAATCATGCGATACTCTCTCAAGCTTGATGGGCGAGGTACTCACAACTTGGAACCTGTTGGTACACGTAGCCATACAGGCCAAGAATCGTTCCTCCTCACCAATGAGCCCTTATCCTTAACTCGCGCTTCATTGATTGGACCGTCTGATCGGCATAACGCCGCGTTCTGCTTTAAAGGCTCTCATAAATTAGCTGTGAACGAAGCAGGGCGGAGCCCTGCGCAGTTACACAGCGTACCGCCTTGCCTTTGTCTGCAGCAACGCTCGTTATGTGGCGCCCCGCGACGACCCGGTCACTGGCCGGGCGGCTCGTCGAGCAACAGCGCGCGCCACGTCTTGCGACGAATGGCAACTTCGACGGTCGTCACCACGCGACTGCCCTGAAGCACGGATACTCCAAGCGCCTGCGCGTCGGCACCTCGCGGCGGTCGGTCGAACAGAACATACGGCCGGCCGGGAATGTCGCAGACGTAACCGAGCGACCACGGATGCGCGCGATCATAGTCGTAGAATGGTGGATCGTGGTGATACCCATGCGCGAGGACCCATTTTGTGGACGAGTCGGGGCCGACATAGCGTCCCCACCAAAGCACGAGATAGCTCCGGCCGCCGGCAGGCGATAGTGCAAGGACGCGCCAGGCTAACAAATGCGCTTCAACCAGTGCACCGGGCGGCTTAATCGTCGGACCGCAAAACCCAAGCGGCGCCGTGAGCAGAGAACGCGAAGGCTGCCAGTCCCACGCTGGCAGGGTGTCATCAACAGCGAGCACGCTGGCGGTCTGCGCGTGGACCTGACTCGCGCTGCCGAGGTGTGATGCGCCGACGAACAACAATGCCAGAAATGTTCGAGTCATCGAGGCTTTAGATGAAGCCACATAACGCCCGCTAGCATGCAGGAAACTCTTGCAAGGCGGCCGTTATATGGGCAATTCGCTGCAAGATAGCGGAATCATCCCTCTTCGCCGCTAACCGCACAAGTAACTGTTTCACAAGAACTTGCCACAACGCATCGCCACGAAGTTCCAGCTGTTCTCTTGCAAGCGCTGCAAGATAAACGGAAATCGTACAGAGAGACGCGCTGGCGAGGCCGAGCCGCCGCTCGGTAATCCGAGCGCCTGCGACAACCCGCCCCACCAAACCAACGCGGCGCACCCACTCCCATCGAGTGAATGCGCCGCGCTGTTCTACAACCCACGGGTAATCCGCCGCGTTCAGTTCCCCGGCGGCACCACCAGCGTCACGCCGTTCGCCGCCAGCAGCGCGCTCATCGCCCGCGCCTTGGGCATGAACGCCGCCGCCTCGGTCACCGCGGCTTCCAGCGCAGTCTTCGCCGCGGCTGCCTGCTTCACCAGCGCGTCACTCGGCGTTTCCCACACGGCCAGCATGTTGCTCTTGGCGGTGCCCACGCGCCCCAACACGTTCGTATCTGCACCGGCGGCGCCACCACCAAAGCCACCGCCGCCACCAAACCCACCTGCAGCGGGAATGGCGCCCACACCAAACTTGGCGCGCAGTGCGTCGTAGTCCTTACGGAACGCGGCGAACTGCGTCTTCACGCTGTCCGGCAACGTGGGCGTGCTGTCCATCTTGGCCGCCGCAGTCCGCACCCCGGCTACCATAGCTGCCAACGGCGCGGCTGCGGCAGCACCCGCGTTCTGCGCCGCGTGCAGCTCCATCGCCTTGGCGTTGTACGCCACGCGCTGATCAGTCGTGAGCGTTACCGCGGGGTCCATGACAATGGTGAGCGGCTTGCGCGCCACTTCCTTGCCATCCACCACCAGCGCCACGGCATAGCTACCCGGCAGTACCTGCGGCCCCACGTTGCCACCGCCACCAAAGCGGAACCCGCCACCACCACCCGCGCCACCAGCCGGCGCACACGGGTTCTCCGGCAGATACCCCACCGTGGGCAACGGCTCGGGATAACCAGGAATGGCGCGCCGCGGCGCCGGCGGCTGCACACCACCACCAGCCCCGCCGGCCGGCGCAGCGGCGTTCACTTCACGCACCGGCTCCACACGCTGGTCCCAGCACACGGTCTGCATGCCGGCCACGTTCTTTGCCGCCGGCACCGCCAACTCGCGCACCAGCGCCCCGGCCCCGTCAAACACGCGCAGCACCGGGTTCTTCACCGGCGCCTTGAAGTGCAGCTGCAGCACGGTCTCCGTGGGCGGGTTCTCACCGGTAAAGA contains the following coding sequences:
- a CDS encoding NAD(P)-dependent alcohol dehydrogenase, with protein sequence MGRKTKWVGILVVLVSAAGAGGALALSHESPCSDAAATPAANDTTAAQVYSYSCYGGPEVMRLKTIATPTPGDTEVLVRVHAASVNPLDWHFLRGKPYIMRILSGMGAPTEERIGADFAGTVQTVGARVTEFKVGDRVFGSRTGAFGTHVVVPEHGAMTRMPHSASFEQAAAIGVAATTALQAVRDQALVRKGQRVLINGASGGVGTFAVQIAKIYGAHVTGVASTRNVDMVQGIGADRVIDYTKDDFTKGAERYDAIIDMVGNHELRALDAVLAPGGRMIIVGGPNDNAYLGPLTRSAAAILAAPVLKATFITFTANENQADLVMLRDWMQRGTLRSVIDREYAFAELPAAVTYQEAGRSRGKVIVKMP
- a CDS encoding DUF3427 domain-containing protein, with the translated sequence MTRLTRGLHERLVTRLLERDLETLESHLSADRTALRDADAADRLALHLSRVVERAIDTLPEKERAALGADLTRRLIAELSREGALVEFAGEEPLTPPESLRAINAALPDGRPEQIPQPLIPLLDTTLLTNAPGEPNVGHQLLAEVASADRIDLVMAFIRRTGVRPLREVLKRHVEAGRGLRVLTTVYTGSTEADALEMLQDLGADVRVSYDTTGTRLHAKAWLFHRESGFSTAYVGSSNLTHSAQVSGLEWNVRVSGARNRGVIEKLSAVFESYWQQPDFEPYDRARFDSATNHERPALTLHLPPTEIRLEPFQERLLEQIALAREEGRHRNLLVSATGTGKTVMAAVDFARLRARLPRARLLFIAHRDEILSQAQATFAHALRDPSFGERWVSGERPSRWEHVFASIQSLNTNSLEQLDPAHFDVVIVDEFHHAAASSYERVLARIQPQQLLGLTATPERSDGLSILHWFDNRISAELRLWDAIDQHRLVPFSYFGVTDSLNLTDIPWTRGRGYDTTALTDVITSTDVWARQVLKQCAEYLGPLNKVRALGFCVSVQHAHYMARIFAEHGVSARAVDGTTPAAEREEALRALANGTVNVVFSVDLFNEGVDVPTVDTLLMLRPTDSPVLFVQQLGRGLRKAIGKSLCTVLDFVGQHRREFRFDHRLGALLGGSRKHIKQQVELGFPFLPAGCQMQLEPVAKERILASISQSMPTRRAERARELAALAAQRPDITLGEFLEEMGLELEEFYASPSDSWTGLRVAAGLPIGEPGPQENALRRAMGRLLHVDDHERLDAWRRWLSAPDSGDVEAATRAACLVRMLLAQVLESVADDAMSFAAGAQLLRDHPAVCAEIGELCDVLAQRVAHLSVPLDVFTEVPLRVHARYTRREILVASGESTDVKGSTWREGVRYADHLPADLFAFTLDKTAGQFSPTTRYRDYAISRELIHWESQSTTRAASPTGLRYQQHVERGSHVWLFARLNSEERAFTFLGPASYVSHAGEAPMGITWRLQHSLPGDLFQAFAAAVA
- a CDS encoding GNAT family N-acetyltransferase encodes the protein MIRSVRPSDTPTLLSVACATGLFEPADASALLGGVLDALHADELGPGHAAQFWAPNDESAPAGWVYYAPDAHADGVWNLWWIGVRPEDHGRGGGDSLLDAVEATVMAEAGRVLVIETSALPPLARARAFYAKRGYVECGRVPDFYSVGDDKIIFAKRMGPPTPID